The following coding sequences are from one Nicotiana tabacum cultivar K326 chromosome 1, ASM71507v2, whole genome shotgun sequence window:
- the LOC107799663 gene encoding protein IQ-DOMAIN 32 gives MGKPTASCFKIISCGTDSIDHDQFEASEIKGSSDKRRWSFRKRSPSHRLIVTETPSPNKDCPEPANAVLQTKSISTIQEKASVLQLADEEPRSSASVYSKLSEPITTRVNDSKADLILDEQEVLVIQTAIRAFLAQRALLKHKNITKLQAAVRGHLVRRHAVGTLRCVQAIVKMQALVRARRAHRLVEGSNISDKRDGKENLGTKAEVTYTSISKLLNNRFAQQLLESTPGTKSINIKCDPSKSDSAWKWLERWMSVSSGYQQSPNSELPAEQQEIENTEYSRNLLETVQFETKSINSRGAVEASPLPSESDQNLMSYGADWVDLKAHKPTSPPSNGNLEQPQPQVVGETNSRDDTSDFILAHLKDSDELQETEPTALSDKNDSEGNQNVHSATRISLEPPETEDKMFNNGSRKASNPAFVAAQTKFEKLSSAVKSAKVSSSSCADMVSYTTDHGFGARETAVSENSMRVQVGGSECGTELSISSTLDSPDRYEAGGYEFEQELKASEDGTFDDKSNRCSHIGDDSITIPRNDSSYFNADGGREDATDDANSEHIDVISPNVFHGEQKKENNIVKSSPEASARSHLTVPESQGTPSSQVSVNPKKIRSEKGGSNPRRRSSSTGIMFASTPKTDSGITSSEQLTKDHRNGKQHNSFDSERTQHDDQEPRDSSSSNSLPSYMQATKSARAKAISSSSPKSSPDIQNKEVFIKKKHSLAASGGRQGSAADGQSPSHAQRGAKGNGTQSMQERKWQR, from the exons ATGGGAAAACCAACCGCTTCTTGCTTCAAGATCATTTCTTGTGGCACTGACTCCATTGACCATGATCAATTTGAAGCTTCTGAG ATCAAGGGCTCCAGTGATAAACGTAGATGGAGTTTCCGCAAGAGATCTCCAAGTCATCGTTTGATAGTTACAGAAACACCATCTCCTAACAAGGACTGCCCAGAACCTGCGAACGCTGTCCTACAAACAAAATCTATTTCTACAATTCAAGAGAAGGCATCTGTTTTACAGTTGGCAGATGAGGAGCCTCGGTCCTCGGCCTCAGTGTACTCGAAGCTATCAGAGCCAATCACTACTAGAGTGAATGATAGTAAAGCTGACCTCATTCTAGATGAACAAGAAGTTCTAGTCATTCAGACTGCAATAAGAGCATTTCTG GCTCAAAGAGCTCTACTGAAGCATAAGAATATAACCAAATTGCAAGCTGCTGTACGAGGACATTTAGTTCGAAGACATGCTGTGGGAACTCTTCGATGTGTTCAAGCCATTGTCAAAATGCAAGCACTTGTTCGAGCACGTCGTGCTCATCGCCTTGTTGAAGGATCTAATATCTCTGACAAACGAGAT GGAAAGGAGAACTTGGGAACAAAAGCGGAGGTTACATACACTTCTATTTCAAAGCTACTTAACAATAGATTTGCTCAACAG CTCCTTGAATCTACTCCAGGGACCAAAAGTATTAATATCAAGTGTGATCCTTCCAAATCTGACTCAGCGTGGAAATGGTTGGAAAGATGGATGTCTGTTTCATCAGGATATCAACAGTCACCGAATTCGGAATTACCTGCAGAGCAGCAGGAGATTGAAAATACTGAGTACTCGAGAAACCTTTTGGAAACAGTTCAATTTGAAACTAAGTCAATCAACTCCAGGGGGGCTGTGGAAGCATCACCTCTTCCATCTGAAAGTGATCAAAATTTGATGTCTTATGGTGCAGATTGGGTAGACTTGAAAGCCCACAAACCAACATCACCTCCTTCAAATGGTAATTTGGAACAGCCTCAGCCTCAGGTAGTTGGTGAAACTAATTCAAGAGATGACACTTCGGATTTTATTCTTGCTCACTTAAAGGACTCAGATGAGCTCCAAGAGACTGAGCCGACTGCTCTCTCTGATAAGAATGACTCTGAAGGCAACCAGAATGTACATTCTGCTACACGCATTTCCCTTGAGCCTCCAGAGACAGAGGACAAAATGTTCAATAATGGATCAAGAAAGGCAAGTAATCCTGCATTTGTTGCTGCTCAGACAAAGTTTGAAAAACTGAGTTCAGCTGTTAAATCAGCCAAAGTATCTAGTTCGTCTTGTGCAGATATGGTTTCATATACCACTGATCACGGATTTGGAGCAAGGGAAACTGCCGTATCAGAAAATTCAATGAGGGTTCAAGTTGGGGGCTCTGAATGTGGTACTGAGCTTTCTATTTCTTCCACCCTTGATTCACCAGATAGATACGAGGCCGGAGGTTACGAATTTGAGCAGGAACTAAAAGCTTCGGAGGATGGTACTTTTGATGATAAGAGCAATAGATGCTCACACATTGGAGATGATAGTATAACTATTCCTCGGAATGACTCATCATACTTCAACGCTGATGGAGGGAGAGAAGATGCCACTGATGATGCAAATAGTGAGCATATTGATGTTATTAGCCCAAATGTATTTCATGGAGAGCAGAAGAAAGAGAACAATATAGTTAAGTCATCACCAGAAGCATCCGCAAGGAGCCATTTAACTGTCCCTGAATCCCAAGGGACACCTTCTAGTCAGGTATCAGTGAATCCTAAGAAGATCAGAAGTGAAAAAGGTGGCTCGAATCCCAGACGTCGATCCTCATCCACTGGTATAATGTTCGCATCAACTCCTAAAACCGATTCAGGCATAACAAGTTCAGAACAACTAACAAAGGATCACAGAAATGGCAAGCAGCACAACTCTTTCGATTCAGAGAGAACTCAACATGATGATCAGGAGCCTAGAGATAGCAGTAGTAGCAATTCTCTCCCGAGTTACATGCAAGCCACAAAATCTGCAAGAGCCAAAGCAATCTCAAGTAGCTCTCCGAAATCAAGTCCAGATATCCAAAATAAAGAAGTATTCATCAAAAAGAAACACTCCCTCGCTGCTTCCGGTGGTAGGCAGGGTTCAGCTGCTGACGGGCAGTCTCCGTCTCATGCACAGCGGGGTGCAAAGGGAAATGGAACTCAATCTATGCAAG